From the genome of Leptospira andrefontaineae, one region includes:
- a CDS encoding sterol desaturase family protein: MYNFGNEVVLFLQEIPYAWAALLFLIENLLIFICSVYIGNLLSIRYAHRRIVSIPPKIESKEILFAISTILLNTIVTLVGLWLWRTGSIQFRSDIGVFALLDILILLLVMDAGMYVLHRVAHIGFIYPFAHKTHHRYDKPRPLTLFVLNPLEALGFGALWLLVLCVYDFSWFGMSVYLGLNVVFGVIGHLGVEPLSEKLLRSNLFNTLTTSTFHAMHHQNENFNFGFYTSIWDRMFGTLYRENSRNQE; the protein is encoded by the coding sequence ATGTATAATTTTGGAAACGAAGTAGTTCTATTTCTTCAAGAAATTCCCTATGCTTGGGCTGCTTTATTGTTCTTGATTGAAAATCTTCTCATCTTCATTTGTTCGGTATATATCGGCAATCTTCTGTCTATACGTTATGCCCATCGGCGCATTGTTTCAATCCCTCCGAAAATCGAATCTAAGGAGATCCTATTTGCAATCTCTACCATTCTTCTTAATACTATTGTTACATTGGTTGGGCTTTGGCTTTGGAGAACGGGTTCTATTCAATTTCGTAGTGATATCGGGGTTTTCGCGTTACTCGATATTCTAATCCTTCTTTTGGTTATGGATGCTGGTATGTATGTATTGCATCGAGTTGCGCACATCGGATTCATTTATCCGTTTGCTCATAAAACCCATCATAGATACGATAAACCTCGTCCTTTAACTTTATTTGTTCTGAATCCTTTGGAAGCTCTTGGATTTGGGGCACTTTGGTTATTGGTGCTTTGTGTTTATGATTTCTCTTGGTTTGGTATGAGTGTTTATCTCGGGTTAAACGTTGTGTTTGGTGTAATCGGTCATTTGGGAGTGGAGCCTTTATCGGAGAAATTGCTTCGCTCGAATCTATTCAACACATTGACGACTAGCACCTTCCATGCAATGCATCATCAGAACGAAAATTTTAATTTTGGATTTTATACTTCGATTTGGGATCGGATGTTTGGAACTCTTTATCGGGAGAACTCGCGCAATCAGGAGTAA
- a CDS encoding MATE family efflux transporter: protein METIQKKENRETGPRSIWRELRKALTGTEADYTQISLGKAVFLLSVPMVLELVMESAFAVVDIYFVGALGPSAVAAVGLTETYLFLLYSLAIGMSTAVTAIIARRIGEGDKEQAGIAAVQSVFLSILVSLPFAIFGVWFAKDLLILMGGDPWVVEHGSRYTQWIFGGNIVIMLLFGLNAVFRGAGDAAIAMRVLWISNGLNMILDPIFIFGFGPVPAMGIEGAAIATNIGRGVGVIFQIYLLLRGGNHIRVLRSQISIHWKIISDIVRTSLGGIGQTIIGMTSWIFLVRIISEFGSEAVAGATIALRIMMFTLMPSWGMSNAVATLVGQNLGAGRPDRAEQSVWIVGVWNMVFLIGVSIVYFIFRESLVSIFSDDPKVIAIGSEWLGIVSYSYFVYAWWMVSVQAFNGSGDTTTPTLINLVFFWVFQIPFAYVLAKVLSYGYSGVFWASMITETSVGLFTLWLFRKGGWKTSKV, encoded by the coding sequence ATGGAAACAATACAAAAAAAAGAGAATAGGGAAACTGGCCCTCGCTCAATTTGGCGGGAATTAAGAAAAGCGCTTACCGGAACGGAAGCGGATTATACCCAAATTTCACTCGGTAAGGCAGTCTTTCTGCTCTCTGTTCCGATGGTTTTGGAATTGGTCATGGAGTCTGCGTTTGCAGTCGTTGACATTTATTTTGTGGGAGCTTTAGGCCCTTCTGCTGTTGCTGCGGTTGGGCTTACGGAAACGTATTTGTTTCTTCTTTATTCTCTCGCGATTGGAATGTCCACTGCAGTGACCGCGATCATTGCAAGAAGGATCGGAGAAGGTGATAAGGAGCAAGCCGGGATTGCCGCAGTCCAATCCGTTTTTCTTTCCATACTTGTTTCTTTACCTTTTGCTATCTTCGGAGTTTGGTTCGCGAAAGATCTTTTGATACTGATGGGTGGAGATCCTTGGGTGGTGGAGCATGGATCTCGTTACACACAATGGATCTTTGGTGGAAATATAGTAATCATGCTTTTGTTCGGACTCAATGCGGTTTTTAGAGGTGCCGGTGACGCAGCAATCGCAATGAGAGTTTTATGGATTTCTAATGGTCTTAATATGATCCTGGATCCGATCTTTATCTTCGGTTTTGGTCCTGTCCCGGCCATGGGTATCGAAGGTGCCGCCATTGCTACAAATATCGGAAGAGGGGTCGGAGTTATTTTTCAAATCTATCTGCTTCTAAGAGGTGGAAATCATATCCGAGTGCTTCGTTCTCAGATCAGTATTCACTGGAAAATTATTTCTGATATAGTTCGTACTTCGCTTGGTGGGATTGGACAAACTATTATAGGAATGACTTCTTGGATCTTTCTTGTAAGGATTATTTCTGAATTTGGAAGTGAAGCTGTAGCTGGAGCAACCATCGCTCTTCGCATCATGATGTTTACTTTGATGCCTTCTTGGGGAATGTCGAACGCTGTCGCCACTTTGGTTGGTCAGAATTTAGGAGCGGGGAGACCGGATCGTGCAGAACAGTCCGTTTGGATTGTTGGCGTATGGAATATGGTATTTCTGATCGGAGTTTCTATCGTCTATTTTATTTTCAGAGAATCTCTTGTGTCGATCTTTAGTGATGATCCTAAAGTGATCGCAATCGGTTCTGAGTGGTTAGGGATCGTATCCTATTCTTATTTTGTTTATGCTTGGTGGATGGTGAGTGTGCAGGCCTTTAATGGATCAGGTGATACTACCACTCCTACGTTAATTAATCTGGTCTTCTTTTGGGTGTTTCAAATTCCTTTTGCTTATGTTTTGGCAAAGGTTCTTTCATACGGATACTCTGGAGTATTTTGGGCAAGTATGATTACGGAAACTTCTGTAGGACTGTTTACGCTTTGGTTATTCAGAAAAGGTGGATGGAAAACTTCGAAGGTTTGA
- a CDS encoding metal-dependent hydrolase — MGQSTSTRVQPKIRKPKFPLEDIAKERGFGKNIPFFTAFLSSLSVLFPEGERFFIRSVKAFSEVVDPALKKEIIGFAGQEAVHGNVHDKMNERFVEIGLDFRSHEKMFCWLFFDILEKNILKLFPVWGKRLALSITAAAEHFTATLGRFLLSLPEKRVAWIDPISWKVIEWHALEELEHKAVAYDVYRASGGGYFTRILGMTIAVQLLGLLAIFGTIRALFYFGIPNPAQIVRDLRFFFGIPGFAWAVIFYILEYYIPGFHPNDQDDHKLLEKFEKVMTAHGY, encoded by the coding sequence ATGGGCCAATCGACATCTACAAGAGTCCAGCCAAAAATACGTAAACCGAAATTCCCTTTGGAAGATATCGCCAAAGAAAGAGGTTTCGGAAAAAATATCCCATTCTTTACGGCATTTCTTTCCAGCTTAAGCGTATTATTTCCGGAAGGAGAACGTTTTTTTATTCGTTCAGTCAAAGCATTCAGCGAAGTCGTTGATCCGGCGTTAAAAAAGGAAATAATTGGATTCGCAGGACAAGAAGCAGTCCACGGAAACGTTCATGATAAAATGAACGAAAGATTTGTGGAGATCGGATTAGATTTTCGCAGTCATGAAAAAATGTTCTGCTGGTTGTTTTTCGATATATTAGAAAAAAATATTCTAAAACTTTTTCCTGTTTGGGGAAAAAGACTCGCACTCTCTATCACTGCAGCCGCGGAACATTTTACAGCAACTCTAGGAAGATTTTTACTTTCTCTACCTGAAAAACGTGTAGCTTGGATCGACCCTATCAGCTGGAAAGTGATCGAATGGCATGCTTTAGAAGAATTAGAGCATAAAGCTGTAGCGTATGATGTATATCGTGCTTCCGGTGGCGGATATTTTACTCGTATCCTTGGAATGACGATCGCAGTCCAACTTCTTGGCCTTCTCGCAATCTTTGGGACAATTAGAGCCTTATTCTATTTTGGTATTCCAAATCCTGCTCAAATTGTCAGGGACCTTCGTTTCTTCTTTGGTATTCCAGGTTTTGCTTGGGCTGTGATCTTCTATATATTAGAATATTATATTCCAGGGTTCCATCCAAATGATCAAGACGATCACAAACTTCTGGAGAAGTTTGAGAAAGTGATGACCGCTCACGGATATTAA